From the genome of Colletotrichum destructivum chromosome 10, complete sequence, one region includes:
- a CDS encoding Putative six-hairpin glycosidase-like superfamily, with amino-acid sequence MDPHPLPTYLSKVLALSPPQSTHPPSTLTGPLTSHTGLAYLFLAVSADHPRLQVHSYPAIHWARAYISNIPTPSAPITPFAPGGDDDRPSPAVPAVLGLLSDALAGPAVRACVTKDLAHVRVFLALLAPVVEYILRVPTAAAGSSSPFPAAALHAPLPLPPLPTCLLHGLAGTLYLLRLIRHWVPSSAPLVSRTIVHVSDYLLSPSTPWTCPSPSSSPADRHGVSHGVLGTLTQLVLTTPPLAPSLAPRLSALLDLQLPDGDWPSPRDQQQQHHHDDGVPPETHASAPSGGVGFASGPQGLVISLLSLRPFFPALQDRIDEAVHRAREFLWARVQDPGSSREANLFRGVLGTALAFPKGPQRIRFLALAASPSPPPETQPSSSTTTAFTTSTAAEVAAAAAGVAATPGSLMTSPSPGSAWAHSVSERELPRMILYNDM; translated from the exons ATGgacccccaccccctcccaACCTACCTCTCCAAAGTCCTTGCCCTCTCCCCGCCGCAGTCGACGCACCCGCCCTCCACCCTTACCGGGCCCCTGACGTCTCACACCGGGCTTGCCTatctcttcctcgccgtctccgccgacCACCCGCGGCTGCAGGTCCACTCCTACCCGGCCATCCACTGGGCCCGCGCCTACATCTCCAACATCCCGACGCCCTCCGCGCCGATTACCCCGTTCGCtcccggcggcgacgacgacagacCCAGCcccgccgtccccgccgtcCTAGGTCTCCTAtccgacgccctcgccggccccgCTGTCCGTGCCTGTGTCACAAAGGACCTCGCCCATGTGCgtgtcttcctcgccctcctcgccccgGTCGTGGAATACATCCTCCGCGTACCAACGGCCGCCGCAGGGTCATCATCACCATTCCCCGCCGCGGCCCTCCACGCGCCTTTGCCTCTGCCACCGCTGCCAACGTGCCTCCTTCACGGCCTCGCGGGAACGCTCTACCTCCTCCGCCTGATCCGGCACTGGgttccctcctccgcccccctCGTCTCCCGCACCATAGTCCACGTCTCGGATTACCTCCTCTCACCCTCTACCCCGTGGACCtgtccctcgccctcgtcctcgcccgcgGACCGCCACGGCGTATCGcacggcgtccttggcacCCTAACCCAGCTCGTCCTCACGACTCCGCCCCTCGCGCCCTCCCTCGCCCCGCGCCTCTCCGCCCTGCTGGACCTCCAACTCCCCGACGGCGactggccctcgccgcgagatcagcaacagcagcaccatcacgacgacggcgtacCCCCCGAAACGCACGCATCCGCCCCCTCAGGGGGCGTCGGCTTCGCCTCCGGGCCGCAGGGTCTTGtcatctccctcctctcgtTGCGCCCTTTCTTCCCGGCCCTGCAGGAccgcatcgacgaggccgtccatCGCGCGCGTGAGTTTCTCTGGGCGCGGGTGCAGGATCccgggtcgtcgagggagGCCAACCTTTTTCGCGGCGTGCTGGGCACCGCGCT AGCCTTCCCGAAAGGACCCCAGAGGATCcgcttcctcgccctcgcggcatccccctccccgccgccggaaACGCAgccctcctcttccaccaccactgcGTTCACAacgtcgacggcagcagaagtagcagcagcagcagcaggagtggcggcgacgccggggTCCCTGATGacgtccccctcccctggcTCCGCGTGGGCGCACTCCGTCAGCGAGAGGGAGCTGCCGCGCATGATCCTTTACAACGACATGTGA